The Argentina anserina chromosome 5, drPotAnse1.1, whole genome shotgun sequence genome includes the window TATTGTTTCTTCCCGGCCTATAACTGTACCAAACACATATTGTCCTATGGTTTCAAATTTCAATGAACTGTGTAAACCGATGTCCTAATTGCAGGAGACAGCTCTGAATCATGTGACAGGTTCTGGCCTTGCCGGAAATGGCTTCGGGGCTACTCGTGAGATGAGCCTCCGGAAACTGATATGGGTGGTCACTCGCGTCCACATTCAAGTTGAGAGATACAGTTGCTGGTATGTGCATGATATGTGACTAATTCAATTTATATGAACTATTATTAGGGAACTAGTTCTCTTTCCGTTGCTGCATATATGTCAATATCTATGTTTTGTTGTTAAACTATATATTTGGCCACGTAATGCTAGCTTATATACAGTGATCAAATGTAACAGGGGAGATGTTGTAGAGATTGATACTTGGGTAGATGCAGCAGGAAAAAACGGAATGCGCAGGGATTGGATTATCCGAGACTATCATACTCAAGAAATTATTACCAGAGCAACAAGGTGTAAATCTTGGGCACTTTTGCTTatcattttcttaaatttttaaACCTCATGGAATAATTTTGCTAATTATAATCTGATATGTTGATATTATGCAGCACTTGGGTGATAATGAATAGAGAAACAAGAAGGTTGTCAAAGATCCCGGACCAAGTGAGGCAAGAGGTAGCGCCTTTCTACCTAAATAGAGCAGCAATTGCTACTGAGAAAATCGATAAGGAGAAAATCGACAAGCTCACTGATGGAACTGCCGGGAGAATCCGATCAGGCTTAGCAGTAAGTCATATTTATATcttataaaatatatactaatcgGCTTGGCTCCTTCATAGTTCAGATTAACTGAATCTTCTTCCCCTCCAATTTTACGCAGCCAAGATGGAGTGACATGGATGCCAACCAACACGTAAACAATGTTAAATACATTGGATGGATTCTTGAGGTAACTGGGATTTTTTTGGCAATGCGATGTCTTGCTTTTCTGCTTTTAATGCTATTGTCTTAGTCTCTTTCTTTGAGATAATTTATCGAACGGTTTTGTCCTTGCATTCTTATACTAAATAAACAACATAAACATGTAAAACAATTTGGTATGTAAAACATCAAATAAAGTTGAGGCTTTCGAATTTATTCATGTGTTGACGTCTATTCTTGTATACGATTTCTTCTACTAATGTGCAGAGCGTGCCACTCAAAGTACTAGAAGAGTATGACATGACAAGCATGACTTTGGAGTTTCGAAGAGAATGTAGGCAGTCAAATCTGCTAGAATCATTGACGAGCACAACAGCAAGTTTGGCTCATGAGCATCAAcgcaacaacaacaactcgATCAATCGCAAATCAGACTTTCAGTACACACACTTGCTCCGGATGCAAGCCGATAAGGCAGAGATAGTGCGAGCAAGAACAGAATGGCATggtaaacaaaaacatatactGCAATGATATATGTACTTGAATTCAGAATCTGCAGATTGATTTTCACCCActtcaatttattttcttgattttcaaGCTTTTAGAAGGGTAAGCTTGTCCATCTGGGTTTGTTTCTATcacaatgttttttttgtgCGTGTTGTATTTTATTCATCAGGCTGTGCTACATTATGCAAGTCAGCTCCATGTTTGACAGTGCATTGCTGTGGCACACTTGCCTCTTCAATATATGTGAATGACATATTCACTCAccattttagtatctttttcagCTTCCAAATTTCAATTCAAGAATAGAATACGTCTTTTCATTGTAAATTCATGTTTATATGTTTTTCCTTCTGaaaatttcatcttctttATAATAAGTTCATCTTTACAATTGTTCTATAAACTAAATTGATCGagcaaataaatacatatctATGTGGGTCTTTTGGGCTGAGCATGAATTAAAGAGCGACATCAATTGAAACAGCTAGTCCATTCATAATGTttattcaaagtttcaaacgaCCAGCTACCCAGTAAGCCCAaaacacctcttttttttttgctaatGAAGCCCAACACACCTTGCCAAagttaatttattaatttctgTGACGACTAGCTTATAAGATATGATCAGAATAACTAAAGAAATTTATGTGTAACATGCTGTGCTATCGATCCTGATTCGAATGGGGCAATCGATAAACCTACTCACTAAACCAACAAAACCTGATTACATAATGATTAGTGCTGGGCCCTTGGGAATTTACTCGCTAAGACAATATTAACCAGCGAGTTAAATTATGTATATCCCTCGCGCCAAACGTTTAAGTGAAAAATATGCATGCCCAATTGCCCACTAGTTACAAACTCATATCAATCTTCGTTAATTCTATCACAACTGTGAACCCGACACAGATAACGGGATATCCGGTACAATTTTTGATAGTCGAGGAACTAAGATGATCTAACAACCAAGAAGAGGATCAATTTCTTAAGTCACTATCTCGTGCATGTCGGATCCCTTTTTTGATTCACAAACACAATCATGATTTGCTTTGGTGAGACATGGCAATAACACATGCCATCCACGCCAACTCCAAACTTGGAGAGAAAACAGAAAGGTTGATCAACAAGAAGTTCCTCCACAGCTAACAAAGGCAAACGTGCATCTAATTTGTAGGGCAACTTAACCTCAAAACTTCACCAACCTTTTGATGAATTCTCAAAGGAAGAATTGgggtcttttttttattttataaaatgatGTTCATTGAAAAACGAACAGTATAAAGGAATATATGACAGACCTCTTCTAAGATTACAAATAATACAAAAAGAATAAGTAAATTATTGTATAGGTATTCATAAGGAAAGTCCAATTCGATTCAAACTAGAGTAGAGGTGATCACAGTAAATAGTGAGAGAATcaagcaaacacaaaaaaacaaaagaagaagatagaaAAAGAACATGACTAAAACCAACTACAACATGAATCTGAGCACCGGATTTTCGACGAATCCTTTTTACCGGAACATCTGACTAtccaacccccccccccccctcccggAAACAAACCCCGGACACGATCGCCGTACCAGGCGAAGATTATtcaatctaaaaaaaaaagcttaaAACCCTAGAAACACATGAGGAGATTCTAGATCTGGACCCAA containing:
- the LOC126794879 gene encoding palmitoyl-acyl carrier protein thioesterase, chloroplastic-like, whose product is MASMAAKINATLYLPRHIFKSEKNDSIDVATQIGFYPSRERTVMAKIHRRFSVTVSSSVNPRIQVDTINGKKVNGIHVEEADLLLGNKSGGTHVLLKDRGSDAALHSCLHGKFVEDRFVYRQTFIIRSYEIGPDKTATMETLMNLLQETALNHVTGSGLAGNGFGATREMSLRKLIWVVTRVHIQVERYSCWGDVVEIDTWVDAAGKNGMRRDWIIRDYHTQEIITRATSTWVIMNRETRRLSKIPDQVRQEVAPFYLNRAAIATEKIDKEKIDKLTDGTAGRIRSGLAPRWSDMDANQHVNNVKYIGWILESVPLKVLEEYDMTSMTLEFRRECRQSNLLESLTSTTASLAHEHQRNNNNSINRKSDFQYTHLLRMQADKAEIVRARTEWHGKQKHILQ